From one Streptococcus pneumoniae genomic stretch:
- the rsmA gene encoding 16S rRNA (adenine(1518)-N(6)/adenine(1519)-N(6))-dimethyltransferase RsmA has protein sequence MRIADYSVTRAILERHGFTFKKSFGQNFLTDTNILQKIVDTAEIDSSVNVIEIGPGIGALTEFLAERAAEVMAFEIDERLVPILADTLRDFDNVTVVNQDILKTNLAEHVKQFKNPDLPIKVVANLPYYITTPILMHLIESGIPFSEFVVMMQREVADRISAEANTKAYGSLSIAVQYYMTAKVAFIVPRTVFVPAPNVDSAILKMVRRPEPAVAVSDERFFFKVAKASFTHRRKTLWNNLTSYFGKSEGVKEKLEAALAAANLQPSVRGEALTLEDFARLTDSLKAEGLG, from the coding sequence ATGAGAATTGCAGATTATAGTGTGACGCGTGCGATTTTGGAGCGTCATGGTTTTACGTTTAAGAAGTCCTTTGGTCAGAATTTTTTGACGGACACCAATATCTTACAGAAGATTGTAGATACGGCAGAGATTGATAGTTCAGTCAATGTCATTGAGATTGGACCTGGAATCGGTGCTTTGACGGAATTTTTGGCGGAGCGAGCAGCGGAGGTCATGGCATTTGAAATTGATGAGCGTTTGGTGCCGATTTTGGCAGATACCCTGCGTGATTTTGACAATGTGACCGTGGTCAATCAGGATATCTTGAAGACCAATTTGGCGGAGCACGTCAAGCAGTTTAAAAATCCTGATTTGCCAATCAAGGTAGTGGCCAATCTCCCTTACTACATCACGACACCGATTTTGATGCACTTGATTGAAAGTGGTATTCCTTTTAGTGAATTTGTTGTGATGATGCAACGCGAGGTGGCAGACCGCATTTCCGCAGAAGCCAATACCAAAGCTTACGGTAGCTTGTCGATTGCGGTACAGTATTACATGACTGCAAAGGTCGCCTTTATCGTGCCACGGACGGTCTTTGTGCCAGCGCCCAATGTGGACAGTGCGATTTTGAAAATGGTGCGACGACCTGAGCCTGCGGTCGCGGTATCAGATGAGAGATTTTTCTTTAAGGTCGCAAAAGCTAGCTTTACTCACCGCCGCAAGACCTTGTGGAATAATTTGACCAGCTATTTTGGAAAGAGCGAGGGTGTCAAAGAAAAGCTAGAAGCAGCTCTAGCAGCAGCCAATCTGCAGCCGTCTGTCCGCGGTGAAGCATTGACTTTGGAGGATTTTGCCCGCTTGACGGATAGCTTGAAGGCAGAAGGTTTGGGCTAG
- the rsgA gene encoding ribosome small subunit-dependent GTPase A, producing MQGKIMKALAGFYYVESDGKLYQTRARGNFRKKGQTPYVGDVVDFSAEEQSEGYILKIHERKNSLVRPPIVNIDQAVVIMSAKEPEFNANLLDRFLVLLEHKRIHPIIYISKTDLLASSDDLAEFLTVYEAVGYDVVMTVAELLPLLTGKITVFMGQTGVGKSTLLNKIAPELALETGEISESLGRGRHTTRAVSLYDLNGGKIADTPGFSSLDYEVDTAEELNNCFREVKEVSQACKFRTCTHTHEPACAVKVAVEDGAIAAFRFDNYLQMLSEIENRRETFKKTAKKFPK from the coding sequence TTGCAAGGAAAGATTATGAAAGCTCTGGCTGGTTTTTACTATGTCGAGAGTGATGGAAAGCTATATCAGACGCGTGCGCGTGGGAATTTTCGCAAGAAAGGGCAGACCCCCTATGTGGGCGATGTAGTGGATTTTTCGGCAGAAGAGCAGTCTGAGGGCTATATTTTAAAGATTCATGAACGCAAAAACAGCTTGGTGAGACCGCCGATTGTCAATATCGATCAGGCAGTGGTCATCATGTCAGCTAAAGAGCCTGAGTTTAACGCCAATCTCTTGGATCGTTTTTTGGTGCTATTGGAGCATAAGAGAATTCACCCCATTATTTATATCAGTAAGACGGATTTGCTGGCGAGTTCTGATGATTTGGCTGAGTTTTTGACGGTGTATGAGGCAGTTGGCTATGATGTGGTGATGACTGTCGCGGAGCTTTTGCCGCTTTTGACAGGTAAGATTACAGTCTTTATGGGGCAGACAGGGGTTGGAAAATCCACACTATTAAATAAAATAGCGCCAGAGTTAGCGTTGGAAACAGGTGAAATCTCAGAAAGTCTGGGACGTGGTCGGCATACGACGCGGGCTGTCAGTCTTTATGACCTTAATGGAGGCAAGATTGCAGATACCCCTGGCTTTTCTTCCCTTGATTATGAGGTAGATACGGCTGAAGAGCTAAATAACTGTTTTAGAGAGGTCAAAGAAGTCAGTCAAGCTTGTAAATTTAGGACCTGTACCCATACGCACGAACCAGCTTGTGCGGTCAAGGTAGCGGTGGAAGATGGTGCGATTGCAGCTTTTCGTTTTGACAATTATTTGCAAATGCTCAGTGAGATTGAAAATCGCCGTGAAACCTTTAAGAAAACTGCTAAAAAATTCCCTAAGTAA
- the rpe gene encoding ribulose-phosphate 3-epimerase gives MKLSKIAPSILSADYANFETELKKIENSGAEYVHIDIMDGHFVPNISFGAGVVAAMRPHSKLVFDCHLMVSNPEHHIEDFARAGADIISIHVEATPHIHGALQKIRLAGVKPCVVINPGTPIAAIEHVLHLVDQVLVMTVNPGFGGQAFLPETMDKIRQLVALRAEKGLDFDIEVDGGIDDQTIATAKEAGANVFVAGSYVFKGDVNQQVAHLRDALHD, from the coding sequence ATGAAATTATCTAAGATTGCCCCTTCGATTTTAAGTGCTGATTATGCGAATTTTGAAACGGAGTTAAAGAAGATTGAGAACAGCGGAGCAGAGTATGTCCATATCGACATTATGGATGGGCATTTTGTGCCCAATATCAGCTTTGGTGCTGGAGTGGTAGCTGCCATGCGTCCGCATAGCAAGCTCGTATTTGATTGCCATTTGATGGTGTCAAATCCTGAGCATCATATTGAGGATTTTGCACGGGCAGGTGCAGACATTATCAGTATTCATGTGGAGGCGACTCCGCACATTCACGGTGCTCTGCAAAAGATTCGCCTAGCAGGGGTCAAACCTTGTGTGGTGATCAATCCAGGAACTCCGATTGCTGCTATTGAGCATGTTCTTCATTTGGTGGATCAGGTCTTGGTCATGACGGTCAACCCTGGTTTTGGAGGACAGGCTTTCTTGCCAGAAACCATGGATAAGATTCGTCAGCTGGTCGCTTTGCGAGCAGAAAAAGGTTTGGACTTTGACATCGAGGTGGATGGTGGTATTGATGATCAGACGATTGCTACGGCAAAAGAAGCAGGTGCCAACGTATTTGTGGCAGGAAGCTATGTCTTTAAAGGCGATGTCAATCAGCAAGTAGCTCACTTACGAGATGCGCTCCATGACTAG
- a CDS encoding thiamine diphosphokinase: MTRIAVFAGGRIGAYQTDFDYFVGVDRGAFFLLEKDLPLDLAIGDFDSVGCSELSQIRKTAEEVIQAQPEKDDTDLELALKTVFQKMPEAEVTVFGAFGGRLDHTLSNIFLPSDEKLAPYMRQLCLVDEQNLLCYFPEGTHTVEEKAGMTYVAFMSESSSPLTIKGAKYPLNHENFFAKKIYSSNEFVDCPIEVTCPKGYLVVIYSKDRS, encoded by the coding sequence ATGACTAGGATAGCAGTCTTTGCAGGGGGGCGTATAGGGGCTTATCAGACAGACTTTGACTATTTTGTTGGCGTGGATCGTGGGGCCTTTTTCCTGTTGGAAAAAGACTTACCACTTGATCTTGCCATTGGTGATTTTGATTCAGTTGGTTGCTCTGAACTTAGTCAGATTCGAAAGACAGCAGAGGAAGTGATTCAGGCACAGCCTGAAAAGGATGATACGGATTTGGAACTAGCCTTAAAAACGGTCTTTCAGAAAATGCCAGAGGCGGAAGTGACTGTCTTTGGTGCTTTTGGTGGACGTTTGGATCACACCTTGTCCAATATCTTTCTGCCGAGTGATGAGAAACTCGCTCCTTACATGCGTCAGCTGTGCTTGGTCGATGAGCAAAATCTGCTCTGTTATTTTCCAGAAGGAACACATACAGTGGAGGAGAAAGCAGGTATGACCTATGTAGCTTTTATGTCAGAATCATCTAGCCCTTTGACGATTAAAGGAGCGAAATACCCTCTAAATCATGAGAATTTCTTTGCAAAAAAAATTTACAGCTCTAATGAATTTGTTGACTGCCCCATTGAAGTGACCTGCCCCAAGGGCTATCTGGTCGTGATTTACAGTAAGGATAGGAGCTAG